In a genomic window of Aquila chrysaetos chrysaetos chromosome Z, bAquChr1.4, whole genome shotgun sequence:
- the TXNL1 gene encoding thioredoxin-like protein 1 isoform X2, which yields MVGVKVIANDTEFQPELSAAGSRLAVVKFTMRGCGPCLRIAPAFNALSNKYPQATFLEVDVHQCQGTAATNNISATPTFLFFRNKVRIDQYQGADAVGLEEKIKQHLENDPGNSEDTDIPKGYMDLMPFINKAGCECLNESDEHGFDNCLRKDSTYLESDCDEQLLITVAFSQPVKLYSMKLQGPDNGQGPKYIKIFINLPRSMDFEEAERSEPTQALELTPDDIKEDGIIQLRYVKFQNVNSVTLFVQSNHGDEETTRITYFTFIGTPVQATNMNDFKRVVGKKGESH from the exons ATGGTGGGCGTGAAGGTGATCGCGAACGACACCGAGTTCCAGCCTGAGCTCAGCGCTGCCGGTTCCCGCCTGGCCGTGGTGAAGTTCACCATGCGGGG ATGTGGCCCTTGCTTAAGGATAGCCCCAGCTTTCAATGCTCTGAGTAACAAATATCCCCAGGCAACTTTTTTGGAAGTAGATGTGCATCAATGCCAG GGAACAGCTGCTACCAATAATATATCAGCAACGCcgacatttctgtttttccgAAACAAAGTGCGAATCGACCAATATCAAGGAGCAGATGCTGTaggtttagaagaaaaaattaaacagcacCTGGAGAATGATCCTGGAAACAGTGAAGATACAGATATCCCAAAAGGATAT ATGGATTTAATGCCATTTATCAATAAAGCCGGCTGTGAATGTCTTAATGAGAGTGATGAGCATGGATTTGATAATTGTTTACGTAAAGACTCTACCTACTTGGAATCAGACTGTGACGAGCAG ctgcTTATTACTGTAGCTTTTAGTCAACCTGTCAAGCTTTATTCTATGAAACTTCAGGGGCCAGATAATG GGCAAGGTCCAAAGTACATAAAAATCTTTATCAACCTTCCTCGATCTATGGAttttgaagaagcagaaagaagtgAACCAACTCAAGCCCTGGAACTGACACCAGATGATATTAAAGAAGATGGTATTATCCAGCTTCGCTATGTAAAATTTCAGAACGTTAACAGTGTAACT ttgtttGTCCAATCCAATCATGGTGATGAAGAGACAACAAGAATTACATACTTCACGTTTATTGGAACTCCAGTCCAAGCGACAAATATGAATGACTTCAAGCGA
- the TXNL1 gene encoding thioredoxin-like protein 1 isoform X3, which yields MVGVKVIANDTEFQPELSAAGSRLAVVKFTMRGCGPCLRIAPAFNALSNKYPQATFLEVDVHQCQGTAATNNISATPTFLFFRNKVRIDQYQGADAVGLEEKIKQHLENDPGNSEDTDIPKGYMDLMPFINKAGCECLNESDEHGFDNCLRKDSTYLESDCDEQLLITVAFSQPVKLYSMKLQGPDNGQGPKYIKIFINLPRSMDFEEAERSEPTQALELTPDDIKEDGIIQLRYVKFQNVNSVTLFVQSNHGDEETTRITYFTFIGTPVQATNMNDFKRLNFPFLKN from the exons ATGGTGGGCGTGAAGGTGATCGCGAACGACACCGAGTTCCAGCCTGAGCTCAGCGCTGCCGGTTCCCGCCTGGCCGTGGTGAAGTTCACCATGCGGGG ATGTGGCCCTTGCTTAAGGATAGCCCCAGCTTTCAATGCTCTGAGTAACAAATATCCCCAGGCAACTTTTTTGGAAGTAGATGTGCATCAATGCCAG GGAACAGCTGCTACCAATAATATATCAGCAACGCcgacatttctgtttttccgAAACAAAGTGCGAATCGACCAATATCAAGGAGCAGATGCTGTaggtttagaagaaaaaattaaacagcacCTGGAGAATGATCCTGGAAACAGTGAAGATACAGATATCCCAAAAGGATAT ATGGATTTAATGCCATTTATCAATAAAGCCGGCTGTGAATGTCTTAATGAGAGTGATGAGCATGGATTTGATAATTGTTTACGTAAAGACTCTACCTACTTGGAATCAGACTGTGACGAGCAG ctgcTTATTACTGTAGCTTTTAGTCAACCTGTCAAGCTTTATTCTATGAAACTTCAGGGGCCAGATAATG GGCAAGGTCCAAAGTACATAAAAATCTTTATCAACCTTCCTCGATCTATGGAttttgaagaagcagaaagaagtgAACCAACTCAAGCCCTGGAACTGACACCAGATGATATTAAAGAAGATGGTATTATCCAGCTTCGCTATGTAAAATTTCAGAACGTTAACAGTGTAACT ttgtttGTCCAATCCAATCATGGTGATGAAGAGACAACAAGAATTACATACTTCACGTTTATTGGAACTCCAGTCCAAGCGACAAATATGAATGACTTCAAGCGA cttaaCTTCCCATTTCTAAAGAActaa
- the TXNL1 gene encoding thioredoxin-like protein 1 isoform X1 gives MVGVKVIANDTEFQPELSAAGSRLAVVKFTMRGCGPCLRIAPAFNALSNKYPQATFLEVDVHQCQGTAATNNISATPTFLFFRNKVRIDQYQGADAVGLEEKIKQHLENDPGNSEDTDIPKGYMDLMPFINKAGCECLNESDEHGFDNCLRKDSTYLESDCDEQLLITVAFSQPVKLYSMKLQGPDNGQGPKYIKIFINLPRSMDFEEAERSEPTQALELTPDDIKEDGIIQLRYVKFQNVNSVTLFVQSNHGDEETTRITYFTFIGTPVQATNMNDFKRIIHMGELSISASDW, from the exons ATGGTGGGCGTGAAGGTGATCGCGAACGACACCGAGTTCCAGCCTGAGCTCAGCGCTGCCGGTTCCCGCCTGGCCGTGGTGAAGTTCACCATGCGGGG ATGTGGCCCTTGCTTAAGGATAGCCCCAGCTTTCAATGCTCTGAGTAACAAATATCCCCAGGCAACTTTTTTGGAAGTAGATGTGCATCAATGCCAG GGAACAGCTGCTACCAATAATATATCAGCAACGCcgacatttctgtttttccgAAACAAAGTGCGAATCGACCAATATCAAGGAGCAGATGCTGTaggtttagaagaaaaaattaaacagcacCTGGAGAATGATCCTGGAAACAGTGAAGATACAGATATCCCAAAAGGATAT ATGGATTTAATGCCATTTATCAATAAAGCCGGCTGTGAATGTCTTAATGAGAGTGATGAGCATGGATTTGATAATTGTTTACGTAAAGACTCTACCTACTTGGAATCAGACTGTGACGAGCAG ctgcTTATTACTGTAGCTTTTAGTCAACCTGTCAAGCTTTATTCTATGAAACTTCAGGGGCCAGATAATG GGCAAGGTCCAAAGTACATAAAAATCTTTATCAACCTTCCTCGATCTATGGAttttgaagaagcagaaagaagtgAACCAACTCAAGCCCTGGAACTGACACCAGATGATATTAAAGAAGATGGTATTATCCAGCTTCGCTATGTAAAATTTCAGAACGTTAACAGTGTAACT ttgtttGTCCAATCCAATCATGGTGATGAAGAGACAACAAGAATTACATACTTCACGTTTATTGGAACTCCAGTCCAAGCGACAAATATGAATGACTTCAAGCGA ATCATACACATGGGCGAGTTGTCAATTTCTGCCTCAGACTG